A single Vulpes vulpes isolate BD-2025 chromosome 16, VulVul3, whole genome shotgun sequence DNA region contains:
- the RNF149 gene encoding E3 ubiquitin-protein ligase RNF149 — MAWRRRPEAGVGARGALALLALALYAPGARGRALEWYSAVVSTEYVDPRSNRTVWSVSESGRFGDSSPKEAAQGVVGVPRAADRDPEGCAPDTRFLVPAPGGRGGAPWVALVARGGCTFKEKVLVAARRNASAVVLYNDEGHGNLTTPMSHAGTGNIVVIMVSYPKGREIFDLVQKGIAVKMTIEVGTRHVQEFISGQSVVFVAIAFITMMIISLAWLIFYYIQRFLYNGSQFGSQSHRKEAKKIIGQLPLHTVKHGEKGIDVDAENCAVCIENFKVKDIIRILPCKHIFHRICIDPWLLDHRTCPMCKLDVIKALGYWGELEDVQETPAPESTPGSILAANLSITLQDDRSEGSSLPSSSASDSAPQCDASFKEDASENTALLETGRSDLQRGGPIS, encoded by the exons ATGGcgtggcggcggcggcccgaggcGGGCGTCGGGGCCCGCGGCGCGCTGGCGCTCTTGGCGCTGGCCCTGTAcgcgcccggggcccggggccgggcGCTCGAGTGGTACTCGGCCGTGGTGAGCACCGAGTACGTGGACCCGCGCTCGAACCGCACGGTGTGGAGCGTCTCGGAGAGCGGCCGCTTCGGCGACAGCTCGCCCAAGGAGGCCGCCCAGGGCGTGGTGGGCGTCCCGCGCGCGGCGGACCGCGACCCCGAGGGCTGCGCGCCCGACACCCGCTTCCTCGTGCCCGCGCCCGGCGGCCGGGGGGGCGCGCCCTGGGTCGCCCTGGTGGCGCGCGGGGGCTGCACCTTCAAGGAGAAGGTGCTGGTGGCGGCGCGGAGGAACGCGTCTGCCGTGGTTCTCTACAACGACGAGGGCCACGGGAACCTCACCACGCCCATGTCCCACGCGG GAACAGGAAATATAGTGGTCATTATGGTTAGCTatccaaaaggaagagaaatttttgATCTGGTGCAGAAAGGCATTGCAGTCAAAATGACCATAGAGGTTGGCACCCGTCATGTACAGGAGTTTATCAGTggtcagtctgtggtatttgtgGCCATCGCCTTCATCACCATGATGATTATCTCATTAGCCTGGCTGATATTTTACTATATACAGCGTTTCCTATACAATGGCTCACAGTTTGGAAGTCAG AGCCATAGGAAAGAAGCTAAGAAAATCATTGGCCAGCTTCCACTTCATACTGTAAAGCATGGAGAAAAG GGAATTGATGTCGATGCTGAAAACTGTGCAGTGtgtattgaaaattttaaagtaaaggaCATTATCAGAATTCTGCCGTGcaa gcATATTTTTCATAGAATATGCATTGACCCATGGCTTTTGGATCACCGCACGTGTCCAATGTGTAAACTTGATGTCATCAAAGCCCTGGGATATTGG GGAGAGCTTGAGGATGTGCAGGAGACACCTGCTCCAGAATCTACCCCTGGGAGCATTTTGGCTGCAAATTTGAGTATTACTTTACAAGATGACAGAAGCGAGGGGAGCAGTTTGCCATCGTCTTCCGCTAGTGATTCTGCACCACAGTGTGATGCCAGTTTTAAAGAAGATGCAAGTGAAAACACAGCCTTACTAG AAACGGGCAGGAGTGACCTTCAACGTGGAGGACCCATCTCCTAG